A genomic region of Brienomyrus brachyistius isolate T26 chromosome 6, BBRACH_0.4, whole genome shotgun sequence contains the following coding sequences:
- the LOC125744560 gene encoding proline/serine-rich coiled-coil protein 1-like, producing MDNLTEDLGFITEEQLDFTFGSPVSDSNEQANQEVEEEVFVGAVKHVERCVAKNLDLNAREGVGRASPGPPHWTPLSTEKFEEVCREANRLARQLEKLALKENLEQSPLVTALIRAQEPRRSPRRETYVVKDSPVRLLLPDVSLEGISLLSLNEEEGLASPTSPVNNVSDTPTADGATPTKRKITPKVCKTTPVVRNVTHVTNEVKPTARTSTAVKAMVTPTTGEIAPATKKTTPTAHASKGTPKRGSPVTSPKKEVTPMKSRAKASNGPAAMPATGQAVLVTSLQRQCRKPGQGIGRGQRSNDSSAALHPGNGSQDKAAAAIRPSLTHRTLGAKKNLKAVCNSPQPVAPTSQVSSMGRPAASAKVKMKPLARSFSGTQATHAGPAHVTKPSQGSKHQTTSTAFPRPVLGWSAPKGRSLTSDTGVSRLPVYHGVPVAQLRSSQSVSRGDDTGHKKGAEAVSQ from the exons ATGGATAATCTTACAGAAG ATCTTGGTTTTATAACCGAAGAGCAGCTCGATTTTACCTTCGGGTCTCCGGTTTCGGACAG TAATGAGCAGGCAAACCAGGAGGTGGAGGAAGAGGTTTTCGTGGGAGCTGTGAAACACGTGGAGCGCTGCGTGGCCAAGAACCTCGACCTCAATGCCCGGGAAGGTGTTGGCAGGGCCTCACCTGGACCGCCGCACTGGACCCCATTAAGCACGGAGAAGTTCGAAGAGGTCTGCCGGGAAGCTAACCGCCTTGCTCGGCAGCTAGAGAAATTGGCATTAAAGGAAAACCTGGAGCAGTCACCCTTAGTCACAGCCCTCATAAGGGCACAGGAACCACGGCGGAGCCCTCGGCGGGAAACCTATGTGGTGAAGGACAGCCCTGTTCGGCTGCTTCTGCCAGATGTCAGCTTGGAGGGCATCTCGTTACTCTCCCTGAACGAAGAGGAGGGCTTGGCATCTCCTACCTCTCCCGTCAATAACGTTTCAGATACTCCCACTGCAGATGGGGCCACTCCCACCAAACGTAAAATCACACCTAAAGTGTGCAAGACCACACCAGTTGTGCGCAATGTTACACATGTGACAAATGAGGTAAAACCCACTGCCAGGACATCAACTGCCGTCAAAGCAATGGTAACACCAACGACTGGCGAGATAGCACCTGCCACAAAGAAGACCACGCCCACGGCACATGCAAGCAAGGGCACACCCAAAAGAGGCTCCCCAGTCACTTCCCCTAAAAAGGAGGTGACACCGATGAAAAGCAGGGCTAAAGCCAGTAACGGCCCTGCTGCCATGCCAGCTACAGGCCAGGCTGTGCTTGTTACTTCCCTCCAGAGGCAATGCAGGAAGCCTGGGCAGGGGATAGGTAGAGGCCAACGCAGTAATGATTCATCTGCTGCTCTGCATCCTGGGAATGGCTCACAAGATAAGGCTGCTGCAGCAATCAGGCCCTCCCTGACCCACAGGACTCTTGGggccaaaaaaaatctcaaGGCTGTCTGCAATTCTCCCCAACCTGTGGCCCCCACCTCGCAAGTCTCCAGCATG GGAAGACCTGCTGCAAGTGCAAAGGTAAAGATGAAACCACTAGCCAGGAGCTTTTCAGGTACACAGGCTACACATGCAG GTCCTGCCCATGTGACCAAGCCCAGCCAAGGTTCCAAGCATCAGACGACCTCCACAGCCTTCCCCAGACCAGTGCTGGGCTGGTCTGCACCCAAGGGCAGGTCCCTGACCTCAGACACAG GGGTCTCTCGCCTTCCTGTCTACCACGGTGTCCCAGTAGCTCAGCTCCGTTCCAGCCAGAG TGTCTCTCGAGGTGATGACACAGGACACAAGAAAGGGGCAGAGGCAGTCTCCCAGTGA
- the ppil1 gene encoding peptidyl-prolyl cis-trans isomerase-like 1 translates to MSGVPPDSWQPPTVSLETSMGTIVVELYWTHAPKTCKNFAELARRGYYNSTKFHRIIKDFMVQGGDPTGTGRGGASIYGKQFEDELHPELKFTGAGILAMANAGPDTNGSQFFLTLAPTQWLDGKHSIFGRVCRGMGVVNRIGMVETNSQDRPVDDIKILKTSLPN, encoded by the exons ATGTCTGGTGTTCCACCGGATTCATGGCAACCGCCAACAGTGTCATTGGAGACGTC AATGGGCACCATTGTTGTGGAACTGTACTGGACGCATGCTCCGAAAACCTGTAAGAACTTTGCGGAGCTTGCCAGGCGTGGGTACTACAACAGCACCAAGTTTCATCGAATCATTAAAGACTTCATGGTACAGGGAGGTGACCCGACCGGAACTG gccGTGGCGGTGCCTCCATATATGGAAAGCAGTTTGAAGATGAGCTGCATCCCGAGCTGAAATTTACAG GGGCTGGCATCCTGGCCATGGCCAACGCAGGTCCCGACACCAACGGTAGCCAGTTCTTTCTCACCCTGGCACCCACGCAGTGGCTGGATGGCAAACACAGCATCTTTGGCCGAGTGTGCCGGGGCATGGGGGTCGTGAACCGTATCGGCATGGTGGAGACAAACTCTCAGGACCGACCTGTAGACGACATCAAAATCCTCAAAACCAGCCTGCCCAACTGA